A part of Liolophura sinensis isolate JHLJ2023 chromosome 1, CUHK_Ljap_v2, whole genome shotgun sequence genomic DNA contains:
- the LOC135462197 gene encoding cysteine-rich venom protein Mr30-like, protein MGRVFALFLCLCVTAGENGVPDVGFDLVSDISAASLKDDRRKRQAVPECKDGYEKVENSTMCLVDSDDVISVGVTDEDKRIILREHNRYRAMVKPPAKNMMKIYWDDELARVATKWAKQCKRGHDLVGYMPKYNSHAGQNSAYWFQSWREVIQAWYDEVSFYRYGENPDDYLGEGGWTKTGHYAQTIPYRADFAEKSLLTIFFTQLVTDTNTLIGCGFSLCNGGYERYYFCNYLTGLRNLTQPYRSGEKCLDCPNSCNGNGLCDCPNTFCFNQGSLDIDTCSCTCKPPWIGPRCLQLPCDGKVCLNGGFLDTKACQCSCNYPYTGDVCETVSCEMRLDPSYCGRQWKQEQCAHSAVRGRCPVMCGLCEGGL, encoded by the exons ATGGGACGCGTATTTGCTCTGTTTCTCTGCTTGTGTGTGACTGCAG GTGAAAATGGTGTTCCGGATGTCGGTTTTGATTTGGTCAGCGACATCAGTGCTGCCAGTCTTAAAGATGACAGACGAAAACGACAG GCGGTTCCCGAGTGTAAAGATGGATACGAGAAGGTGGAGAACAGTACAATGTGCCTTGTAGACAGCGATGACGTCATATCAGTAGGCGTCACTGACGAAGACAAACGGATTATTTTAAGGGAGCACAACCGGTATCGAGCCATGGTTAAACCTCCTGCCAAAAACATGATGAAAATT TACTGGGACGACGAACTGGCGCGTGTGGCCACAAAATGGGCGAAACAGTGTAAGAGAGGACATGACTTGGTAGGCTATATGCCAA AGTATAACAGCCATGCCGGCCAAAATAGTGCCTATTGGTTCCAGAGCTGGCGTGAAGTCATACAGGCCTGGTACGATGAGGTTAGCTTCTATCGGTATGGGGAAAATCCAGATGATTACCTGGGTGAAGGCGGCTGGACAAAAACTGGGCATTATGCTCAG ACCATTCCATACAG GGCTGATTTTGCTGAGAAAAGTCTTCTCACGATATTTTTTACACAGTTGGTGACGGACACAAACACATTGATtggctgtggattttccctctgtAATGGTGGATATGAGCGCTATTATTTTTGCAACTACCTCACAGG CCTTCGGAATTTAACACAGCCGTACAGGAGCGGAGAAAAGTGCTTAGACTGTCCAAATAGCTGCAATGGAAACGGATTGTGTG ATTGCCCtaatacattttgtttcaacCAAGGAAGCCTAGACATAGACACGTGTAGCTGTACGTGTAAACCCCCATGGATCGGACCCAGGTGTCTACAGc TTCCGTGTGACGGAAAAGTGTGCCTTAATGGTGGGTTCCTGGATACTAAGGCGTGTCAATGTTCATGCAACTACCCGTATACCGGCGACGTCTGTGAAACAG TGTCTTGTGAGATGCGACTGGACCCGTCCTACTGCGGACGCCAGTGGAAACAAGAGCAGTGTGCCCATAGCGCTGTCCGTGGCAGATGCCCAGTCATGTGTGGCCTGTGCGAAGGTGGGCTTTAA